A segment of the Nostoc sp. TCL26-01 genome:
CACCTAACTCAACTGCCTTAGCCCAGAATGGATCGTAGTCATATTCACTATCCAATCCGTAAAAGTCAATGTAAGAGGCATATTTAGCGACTTCTGGATATTGATCGGCGGGATATTTATCAGCGATCGCTTTAATTGGTCGCTTCACACCACCAGGAATATTCGCTACTTTTAAACTTAGTGTTTTTACGGCAAACTCTAACTCCTCAATTGCTTCTTGAGGGGTAGTCATGGGGATACCAGCTACTACCGTTAGGCGATCGCTATATTGGCGATACAAGTCAGCATGATAGTGATTTACCGCCCGTTGTAATGCTTGGCGATGTTCTAGACTAGCTCCAGCAGGTGCTAAAACATTGTTAGGAAACAACACAGAATAGTCTGATCCCTGTTCTGCTTGACGCTCATAAAATAGTTCCGGCAAAGTATAGGTAGCTAAATCTAGCGTATTGCGGGTAACTCTCGCCCACCAAGGAGAACGAATTGTCCGATTATATTGACGTTCTTCTGGAGTTTGTTGATACCAGTCTTTACCGTTGACTTTGGAATTGAGACGAGAAGATTCTGCTTTGCGTAATGCGTCTACAAGTTTTGCACCACCATAATTAGCGATGTAATCTTCCAACGCAGGTGAGAAATCATTGGTGTGAACATCGGTGTCAATTACTGGATAATCCAACTTGGCTTTGATTGCAGCCGAGCGAGAAGTTTTCAATCTGCTATATTCAGTCATATTTTTTCCTTAAATAAATGACAAAAGCAGTGCTGAGAAATGAGTTATGAGTACTGAGTGAGAATATGAGAGGTGGTCTATTCACTACAACTGGACTCACCATACAAACATCCACAGCACTCGAAACTCACCACTCTTTTCTATTCCCCACCCTCCATTCCCTATTGCCTATTGCCTATTGCCTATTCCCCATTCCCTACCCCAACAATCAGACGTTTTCCGCAAGCCCTATTTATCTATACCAAAACCAATCTCTCATCCACTTGTTTGACAGCAAATTGATTGCTCGGACGACGTAGTCCCAGGTTCTCACGTAAGGTACTGCCCTCATATTCAGTACGGAACAATCCGCGTTTCTGGAGGATGGGAACGACTAAGTTCACGAAGTCATCTAATCCTGTGGGTAGAATGGGTGGCATGATGTTAAAGCCATCTGCTGCACCCTTGTTAAACCATTCCTCTAATTGATCAGCAATACTTTCAGGAGTACCAATAATAGTGCGGTGGCCTCGTGCAGTAGCCAGAGCAAGATACAACTGGCGCAGTGTGAGAGTTCCACGAGTCGCTAAATCTTTAACTAACTTCAAGCGACTTTTATTATTGTTGGTATCGGTGGGTAATTCCGGCGCTAAATCATCTAGAGAATATTGTGATAAATCAACACCTTTGTAATAGTTGCTTAAAATGCCCCAAGCAACATCAGGATGAATTAAGGATTGAATGAATGCGTACTTTTCTTGGGCTTCTTCCTCAGTCCGGCCAATGATGGGGAAGGCTCCAGGCATAATTTTCAAATCATCTGGAGAGCGTCCATATTTTGCCAGTCTGCCTTTGACATCGGCATAAAATTCCTGAGCATCAGCTAGAGTTTGATTGGCTGTGAAAATCACCTCAGCCGTCCGTGCAGCTAAGTCTCGTCCAGCTTCCGAAGCTCCAGCTTGGACAATCACTGGATAACCTTGTGGTGGACGGCCGACATTCAAGGGGCCTTTAACAGAAAAGTGTTTGCCTTGGTGGTTAAGTATATGTAGTTTGTTTGCGTCGAAATAGATACCAGCTTCTCGATCACGTATGAAAGCATCATCTTCCCAGCTATCCCACAACCCTTTGACTACTTGCACAAACTCTTCTGCCCGTTCGTAACGTTGGCTATGTTCTGGATGATGCTCTAGTCCGAAATTGGCTGCGGCGTTTTCATTACCTGTTGTGACGACATTCCAACCTGCTCGGCCATTGCTTAAGTAGTCCAAAGAAGCAAACTTCCGAGCTAGGGTATAGGGTTCTTCATAGGTAGTGGAAGCCGTAGCAATAAAGCCAATGTTGTTGGTGACAGCAGACAAGGCCGAAAAGAGTGTGACTGGCTCGAAATGAACGAGTTTACCATTACGTTTTTGAGTTTCTGGAGAGCCACCCCAAACCCCTGGACTGTCAGCCAAAAACACGGCATCAAATAAACCACGTTCCGCAGTCTGGGTAATTTCTTTGTAATGCTCGAAATTTAATCCAGCATCTATTTGTGCATCGGGATGTCGCCAAGCGGAAACATGATGTCCTGTAGCTTGAATAAATGCACCTAAACGAAACTGGCGTTTTTTGCTCATCTGCTTTTTCTCTTATCTAATGTTTCCAAACGACATGAATTGTGGCTTTGAGTTCTTCTGTAAAGTGTCCAGAAGGCTCAACTGCTAGTAAGGCTTGTGTGATATCTGCTGCAAATGCTTCGGCCTTATCGCCATAAAAGATTTTCAGAGAGAAGGCTGTAGAGTATAAGTAACCAAGATAGCTAGAAACTGTCCAGGATTTGGCAAATGGCACTTCGTATACTTCTTGGCGGGCGAATTTGGAGTTAGCAATTACGACTTCGTGAGGAGGATCAACTGGTTTACGAATACCTTGTCCTCGTTGTCCGGTGCGCCGTTCTTCTCCTAACCATTTTTTTACTACTTCAATGGCTGCTTGTTTCCAAGGTAAAGAACTTACCCAAGGATTATCACCAGTGTTGAGCAGGGCAATTCCTCCATCATCTGTCAATAATTCATGCAGTCGTTCCAAGACAATTTCCCGTTCCATCCAGTGAAACGCCCTACCAATGGTAGCTAGTCTAAAGCTGCCTAAACTAGGGTTAATCAGTTCTGCTCCTTGTTCTAGCCAAGTAATATTGTCTGCGCCTGTGGTTGCTGCTTGGCGTTGCGCTTCCTTGAGCATATCCGCATCGGGATCAATCGCCACTACTTCCTGAAATTTGGGACTGAGGGAAATGGCAATTAAACCTGGGCCAGTACCCAAATCCAGCAGTCTTCCCTCACCGTTGAGATTAAAGATTTCTGTGAGTTTTTCAAAAACTGTCGGTGGGTATTTAGTTCTATATTGTGCGTAAACTTCAGCAGCACCCTCAAATAAGGTTGGATCGTAGATTGGTAGTGTTTTCAGTTGAGTCATAGGTTAGTTGTTAGCATCATCAATCTAGATTTGAGTCATGGGGATGGAAAATGGGGAAAACTATTGGCTTTGTGATCACTCAGTAAATGAAATACTTTAGTAGGTTTTTAATAATCTACTTAAACTCGATTGATTTACCGTATTTTATTAAAACAAAGCTTCACACATTTATGAGAAAAATGCAAGTGGTGCTTAACACAAGTTTGTTAATCAAGATAGCCGTGTGGAAATGAATGCTAGAGAGGATCATGACCAAAGGCGATCGCACTTGCACGAAAATTAGTAGTCTATTTCATGAATGACAGCAGAATTCAGGGGTGAAATAGCTTTGATATCTGACTTCAAGACCAACTAAAACCTATAGACAGTACGCACCCATGCAAATAAACTATCAGGGTTGTTGTCATTAGAATCGGGTGCAGTTACCCAAATAAAACCCGGCGTAATCTCAATATTATCTGCAAGTTTATATTGGTAGAATCCTTCAATATGTAAGGAAAGGTCTTTGTCAGCTTGTCCTAAGCCTGCTCCCAAATCTACATTCTTGCTCAGACTCATCAGTTTTGGAGCCATACCGACAAACAATCCTCCGAGACTGCCTCTTTTCCCAAGATCGGGGAATGCCAGCCCTACAGCCCAATCCATCGCTTTGCCATCACCACGCCCCAAGTAGCGGTGTGCAGCATAACTCACCCAACCATTGATAGCAAACCTGGGACTAAATCGATAAAAAGCCTGTATACCATAAAGATTAGCGACAGTTCCCGTCCCAGGTACAGTGCTATTCACTAAGTTACTCCCGGCGGCTGGCCCAAAGTTGGTTCCACTTAAACCTTGAGCGTTTGGTGGACTATAAGTATTGACGTAAGTCAGAGCCGCCCGAAAATTTGACTTGGGACTGGTATATAGTACCTGTGCCAAAGCTAAGTATCGGCCTGTAAATAAGCCATTATTCTCTGCAAAGTTGTTAGCGTTGGGTGCGCTATAAGCTACTCCCACTTGGAACTGTTGATTGAATTTGTGGAGGACGGCAATTCCACCACCACTATCTCCATATTGATAGACTAAAGCTCGTCGTGAGAATCGGGAAATCCCATTGGAACCAGTTGCTAAACTACTTTCAAAATATGGATTAATCGGAATCGTAAAACCTAGCTCATTAGCTCCATCAGATAAAGCATAAATATTGATTTGGGTCTTGTCAGAAAGTGGAAACCGATAACGCACACCACTAATCGAAAAATCATTACGTGGTCTGGTAACGTTGGCGTTATCAGCAGTTCTGCCATCAAAAGTACCTAGTAATCCAGCTCTTGTTTGCCCCAAGGATTCAATATTTCCACCCCCCATTGTGATACCTAGTGAATCTTTACCTGTAAAGCTGGTATTTAATCGCAAAGAGACTGAATCTTGCAGTGTCACGACGCGGGGTGCTGGTCTTTTCGTGAGAACGTTATCACCTGCTAGAAGTGAGCCAAGCACAATCTGTACTCGACCAGTGAGTTTAGTTGTAGGCGAAAATTGTTGTGATTCGAGAATTGCTGCTCTGGCTTCTAGTCCATCAACTCGTCCTCGGAGATTAGCTAACTCTGGGGAAAATTCTTGTTGTAGTTTTTTGATTGTGTCTAAGTCTTCTCGTTTAACCAAATCTCCTGTAGAACTGGCGATGATTTCATTGAGGCGATCTAATGCTACATTTAGACCGGCGGCAAATTCATAGCGGGTAAGAGCGCGATCGCCTTTGAATGTACTATCGGGATAACCTGCGATCGCACCATAGCGTTCTACTAGAGATTGTAATGCTTGAAATGCCCAGTCTGTTGGTTTCACATCCGATAACTGAGACACAGAATTAACCTGACTGGCTGCTGAATTTTTATCCTTTGGTTTAGATGTGTTGGCTCGCCTATTTTCTGGTGATACAATCTCTGAAAGCGGTGTCACCTGATTTAATAGGTAATTATTATCTTGGTTATTTTCAACAACAGACTCTGAAGACTGTTCAGAAGTATCATTAGTGTTTAATAGCAATGAATCTGTAGATTCAGGCGTGTTGGCATGGCTTTTCTCTGGACTCAGCACAGGAAGCACCAGCATATTGAGCATGGTAATAACAAACACTAGCCATTGAAAATTCCCACGAAATGTTAACATGATTCTTCACTCCTCACAGTAAATGCTCTTGGTTTAAAAAAACAACAAAGTTATCAGAGATAGGACAGAGGTAAAACTTGCTGTTGCCACTAGCCTAGTATTTTGTCAAGCTTAAATTAGTGAATTAGCAAGCTTGCAGTTAGCACTAAACCGCCTACTACAAACACTCAAAACTAACGTCATGAAGCTATTGATATGTTTCATTAGTTCTGATGAATGATGGTATTCAAATTTTTAAATTCTTCCCGAAGTTAGGGAAGTTGTAGAACCGCATGGTAACTAGACAAATTTTCCCAGATAATTGTGGTTACTTTCTGCGAGCCTGTAGAGATTAAGTACTCATAGGCAAAGAATTTCACCTGAGAATACTTTGAATAGCTATTTGCTTGGAATAAAATACGGTAAGCAAATCGGTTTAAAGTATATTATATAAAAACCTGTGAAAACGCAAGTTAATTTTCGGGTGGAGAATGAGGCGTAGAGATATAGGAATATGCAGGTTGATGAAACTGCAATTATTTCGTTTATTTAATTTGTCTGCCTACTCATAGACCATATACGTAAGTATGACTACACCACGTTGTCTGAACCAAAACCAAAGTGCATTATTAGGACTTACGCAGTGTCAATAGATTTTTTGGCTTTTTTGTCAATAGTGAGATGGTGCGTTCCTGAGCCACCCCCGTGGGCGGGTTTCCCGCGCCACTTGCTACAACGGGGGTAACCCCCGCAACGCAGTGGCTTGACTTGAGGGAGTGGCGTGTCGCCTTGTGTCGGAAAGCAACTATCGTTAGCGACGTTCGCGTAGCGTCTCCCCTTGGGAGAAGGAGCGTCACCCGTAAGGGTCAACAGTCCAAAAAAACTTGATTTTTACCATTGACTATTTACCACCTTCAGAAGGGTTTATTGGTTGAGTGCGTAAGTCCTAATTACTATAGTTTTTTCAGTAGTAACTTGTGTTGATCACTACAACTATCTTTGTGGATAAATGCCAAGATTATTAACTAGATATACTCTGATCAATGCGTTAGCTGATAGTAATAATGATGCAGTTATCACTAATAGAGTGTTTGCATTCAGTTTTTTAAACTTTTTTAAAGAAAGGAATGTTTGAAGTATCATCTCTGGTATAGGGTCTAGAATTATTGCCAAAGATGATGGTTTCACACTCATATCGGCTGATCCAAAGGATTTAAATACTTTTTGACTTTTTAGTTAGCAACTCACACTAAGTAAAGTTTCCAACTACCTACCTTTTAGGATTGATTTTTACTTAGTTTCGTGTATGATTGACTATAATATACGGTAAATCGGTCAATATAAAGTATTTTAGAGGCAGAGTACCCTGATAACCAAGTAAATTTTGGGGTTCTCCCTTGATTAATTCCTCTCTCTTTTAGAGATAAAACAAATAAACTTCACACCACAAAGATTTCGTCAATCAGAACCTTGTCAAACAACAAGTTGGTAATTTATGACTATTACTCTGAAAAATCCTCAACGCAGTGAACAATTTCTAGAAGAACTAATCAACCACAAATACGCTGATAAAATCATTCCTTGGATAGTGCCTTTTTTCGTACTATTATTATGGGAATTTTCTTCTAGAACTGGTTTACTCTCTAGCAGAATCTTACCAGCACCCAGCAGCGTAGTTTTTACAGCATTTAAGCTGGCTGCGACTGGAGAACTTTTTCAACACATGGGAATAAGTGCTGCACGCGCCATATCTGGTTTTATCGTTGGCGGTGGTATTGGCTTTATTTTGGGATTAATCACTGGGTTTTCTCGCCTGGGAGAACAATTGTTAGATAGTTCTTTGCAAATGCTGCGTACTATTCCCAACCTAGCATTAATTCCTCTCGTAATTTTATGGTTTGGAATTGGTGATCAAGCGAGATTGTTTCTAGTCTCCATCGGGGTCTTTTTCCCAATTTATCTTAATACATATCATGGAATTCGTAGTGTAGATCCTGGGCTGATTGAAATGGGCAGAGTTTATGGATTAAAAACATCACAGCTTTTGTGGCAAATCATCTTCCCAGGAGCTTTATCTTCCATTTTAATTGGTGTCAGATTTTCCTTGGGGATTATGTGGTTGTCATTGATTGTAGCCGAACAAATTGCGGCAGATTCCGGTATTGGTTATATGGCAATGAATGCTCGTGAGTTCATGCAAACCGATGTTGTAGTGTTAAGTATTGTCATTTATGCCTTATTAGGAAAACTAGCAAATTCCATTGCTAAAGCTCTAGAAAACAAATTTTTAGCATGGAATCCCAACTATAAATCTGCTGGATGAAGACGTGTATAGTGCAGTGCAACAGATATTAGAAAGGAGAAATTTTCATGGCTAAACACACAGAAGGTTCACAAATAAAGATTTTAGATTTGACTAAAGTTTTTGGGAATAAAACTGTTTTAAAATCATTAAATTTGGAAGTAAATCCAGGTGAATTCATTGCTATTGTCGGGCGTAGTGGTTGTGGTAAAAGTACCTTATTACGCCTGATCTCAGGTTTAGATAAACCTACGACAGGTGGCATATTATTAGATGGAGAACCACTACGCAAACTCAGTCAATCTGTCAGAGTTATGTTTCAAGATCCGCGTTTACTACCTTGGAAATGTGTAGTTGAGAATGTGGGTTTGGGTTTAGAGGAAAATTGGCAACCAAAAGCTAAATGGGTATTAGAACAAGTGGGACTGAAAGATAGGGCAAGTGAATGGCCTTATGTATTGTCTGGAGGACAACGACAACGGGTAGCATTAGCTAGAGCATTAGTGAGTCAACCACGTTTATTATTACTTGATGAGCCTTTAGGAGCATTAGATGCTTTAACTCGCTTGGAAATGCAACATTTAATTGAAGATTTGTGGCAAGAGCGAGGTTTTACGGCGTTTTTAGTGACTCATGATGTGGAGGAAGCTGTTGCTTTAGCAGATAGAGTGATAGTAATTGAAGATGGATGGGTTGCTTTAGATGTGCCTGTAAATTTGCCTCGTCCACGAGACAGAGCTAGTGAATTATTTATAAATATCAGGGAAGCGGTTTTAGAAAGAGTTATGAACTATGAAGATACTCGTGTAAATAAAGTATTACAAATGAGTCATTAAAAGACTATTGATTAAGTTCATAAAAGTAGGTTGGGTTGAGCGACAGCGAAACCCAACATAAATCAGTATTTTGCTCAGTTGTGTCAATCCAGTAGTAGCGCTGTAAGGCTAAAAGGTTGCCAAAAAATTGTAGGTTGATTGTAGCGGTAGCTTTACTTAACACCAAGATATACATTGCGTTCCTCAGATCATGTTGGGTTGCTACTAATTCTGTGACTAATTTTCTGGTGGCATCATTGACCGTCATGATTCAGAAATGATTTTGGCATTGAGTAAGGTAAAAATTCTATCAAGCTCCAATATGCCTGCCAATTCAGCATCTTCCTCTGAGGTGAGCAATCCGGCTTTTTTCTTCTCAGACAATTCTTCAAGTCGAGACTGTAATTCTTCAGTAAATTTAAATAAATATGTGTTCCTAACTTGACTGAGTTTGATTCCAGATTCTACCCAGAATGAGGGTTGAACCATCATTTGAGTAATCATAAGCTGTTTGTCTCGTTTAATTTAGCGGATTGGTCGTATTGTAACAGCGAATCCTGGCTGTGTTGCTTTAAAAAAGAATGGTATTTGATTAACTGCAAATCAATTTTATTTATAATAAACTATATATCATCAAAAAATAACAGATGGGTAAGTTATACTCATCTGCTAATGATTAATATGGTAAATCTGGATAGTTAATCTACGGTGGTTACAGTCTTTTCTTTGACTGGTTGGTTGGGGAATTCTTGGTGAGCGACAATTTCGCCAAAGGGACTCAATAGCTGTGGTTCTAATGTTGGTTGATGCTGTAGGGGTAAACGTGGGAAGAGTAATTCTGCTACTCGATAGGCTTCTTCTAGGTGGGGGTAGCCAGAGAAGATGAAAGTGTCAATACCTAATTCTTGATAAGCCAACATTCTTTGAGCAACGGTATCAGGATCGCCAACTAAAGCTGTACCCGCCCCACCACGTACTAAGCCGATGCCTGCCCATAGATTAGGGCTAATTTCTAAGGCTTCACGAGAGCCGTTGTGTAGGGTTGTCATCCGGCGTTGTCCTTCAGAATCCATACGGGCGTAAGCTTGCTGGGCTTTGGCGATCGCTTCTTCATCTACGTAGCGAATTAAATCGTTGGCTGCATCCCAGGCTTGGCTTTCTGTCTCTCGCACAATCACGTGGAGACGAATGCCAAAACGTAATGTTCTTCCTTGGGCTGCGGCTAGTCGGCGTACAGAGGCAATCTTTTGGGCAACTTCTGCTGGTGGTTCGCCCCAAGTTAAATACACATCTACGTGTTTAGCAGCAATTTCTTGAGCTATGGGGGAAGAACCGCCAAACCACAAAGGGGGATGGGGTTTTTGGACTGGAGGAAATAACAGCTTACCATCCTGAATGTTGAGATAATCCCCTTGGAAATTGGCTATTTCGCCGGCGGCAATTTCTCGCCATACTGCTAAAAATTCGTCTGTTAATTTATAGCGATCGTCATGGGCAAGATGCAGTCCATCACCAGCTAATTCTGCTGGGTCGCCACCTGTAACAACGTTAATCAACAAACGCCCACCAGAAATGCGATCAAATGTTGCTGCCATCCTGGCTGCTACCCCCGGTGACATTAATCCCGGACGTATGGCTACTAAAAACTTCATTTGCTTGGTGTGTGTCACCAAGGTTGATGCCAAAATCCACGCATCTTCACAATAACGACCTGTAGGTAGTAATGCCCCGGTGAAGCCCAAGTGATCTACCGCTTGCGCTATCTGTCGCCAGTAATCAAAGTTGACTACTCGCCCGCCAATGCTAGTACCTAAATAACGCCCTTCGCCGTGGGTGGGAATAAACCAAAGTAGCTGCATGATATTTATGTCGGAAGAAGATTCCCTAATTTTATACGGTAAGTCTACCGATTTACTGTAGTTTGTATTTTCTAGACTATCGCATAGCGTATGCAGTAAATCAAGACCTTGATAAAAC
Coding sequences within it:
- a CDS encoding class I SAM-dependent methyltransferase, with translation MTQLKTLPIYDPTLFEGAAEVYAQYRTKYPPTVFEKLTEIFNLNGEGRLLDLGTGPGLIAISLSPKFQEVVAIDPDADMLKEAQRQAATTGADNITWLEQGAELINPSLGSFRLATIGRAFHWMEREIVLERLHELLTDDGGIALLNTGDNPWVSSLPWKQAAIEVVKKWLGEERRTGQRGQGIRKPVDPPHEVVIANSKFARQEVYEVPFAKSWTVSSYLGYLYSTAFSLKIFYGDKAEAFAADITQALLAVEPSGHFTEELKATIHVVWKH
- a CDS encoding iron uptake porin, which gives rise to MLTFRGNFQWLVFVITMLNMLVLPVLSPEKSHANTPESTDSLLLNTNDTSEQSSESVVENNQDNNYLLNQVTPLSEIVSPENRRANTSKPKDKNSAASQVNSVSQLSDVKPTDWAFQALQSLVERYGAIAGYPDSTFKGDRALTRYEFAAGLNVALDRLNEIIASSTGDLVKREDLDTIKKLQQEFSPELANLRGRVDGLEARAAILESQQFSPTTKLTGRVQIVLGSLLAGDNVLTKRPAPRVVTLQDSVSLRLNTSFTGKDSLGITMGGGNIESLGQTRAGLLGTFDGRTADNANVTRPRNDFSISGVRYRFPLSDKTQINIYALSDGANELGFTIPINPYFESSLATGSNGISRFSRRALVYQYGDSGGGIAVLHKFNQQFQVGVAYSAPNANNFAENNGLFTGRYLALAQVLYTSPKSNFRAALTYVNTYSPPNAQGLSGTNFGPAAGSNLVNSTVPGTGTVANLYGIQAFYRFSPRFAINGWVSYAAHRYLGRGDGKAMDWAVGLAFPDLGKRGSLGGLFVGMAPKLMSLSKNVDLGAGLGQADKDLSLHIEGFYQYKLADNIEITPGFIWVTAPDSNDNNPDSLFAWVRTVYRF
- a CDS encoding LLM class flavin-dependent oxidoreductase, with the translated sequence MSKKRQFRLGAFIQATGHHVSAWRHPDAQIDAGLNFEHYKEITQTAERGLFDAVFLADSPGVWGGSPETQKRNGKLVHFEPVTLFSALSAVTNNIGFIATASTTYEEPYTLARKFASLDYLSNGRAGWNVVTTGNENAAANFGLEHHPEHSQRYERAEEFVQVVKGLWDSWEDDAFIRDREAGIYFDANKLHILNHQGKHFSVKGPLNVGRPPQGYPVIVQAGASEAGRDLAARTAEVIFTANQTLADAQEFYADVKGRLAKYGRSPDDLKIMPGAFPIIGRTEEEAQEKYAFIQSLIHPDVAWGILSNYYKGVDLSQYSLDDLAPELPTDTNNNKSRLKLVKDLATRGTLTLRQLYLALATARGHRTIIGTPESIADQLEEWFNKGAADGFNIMPPILPTGLDDFVNLVVPILQKRGLFRTEYEGSTLRENLGLRRPSNQFAVKQVDERLVLV
- the ssuC gene encoding aliphatic sulfonate ABC transporter permease SsuC, whose product is MTITLKNPQRSEQFLEELINHKYADKIIPWIVPFFVLLLWEFSSRTGLLSSRILPAPSSVVFTAFKLAATGELFQHMGISAARAISGFIVGGGIGFILGLITGFSRLGEQLLDSSLQMLRTIPNLALIPLVILWFGIGDQARLFLVSIGVFFPIYLNTYHGIRSVDPGLIEMGRVYGLKTSQLLWQIIFPGALSSILIGVRFSLGIMWLSLIVAEQIAADSGIGYMAMNAREFMQTDVVVLSIVIYALLGKLANSIAKALENKFLAWNPNYKSAG
- the ssuD gene encoding FMNH2-dependent alkanesulfonate monooxygenase; this translates as MQLLWFIPTHGEGRYLGTSIGGRVVNFDYWRQIAQAVDHLGFTGALLPTGRYCEDAWILASTLVTHTKQMKFLVAIRPGLMSPGVAARMAATFDRISGGRLLINVVTGGDPAELAGDGLHLAHDDRYKLTDEFLAVWREIAAGEIANFQGDYLNIQDGKLLFPPVQKPHPPLWFGGSSPIAQEIAAKHVDVYLTWGEPPAEVAQKIASVRRLAAAQGRTLRFGIRLHVIVRETESQAWDAANDLIRYVDEEAIAKAQQAYARMDSEGQRRMTTLHNGSREALEISPNLWAGIGLVRGGAGTALVGDPDTVAQRMLAYQELGIDTFIFSGYPHLEEAYRVAELLFPRLPLQHQPTLEPQLLSPFGEIVAHQEFPNQPVKEKTVTTVD
- a CDS encoding ATP-binding cassette domain-containing protein, producing the protein MAKHTEGSQIKILDLTKVFGNKTVLKSLNLEVNPGEFIAIVGRSGCGKSTLLRLISGLDKPTTGGILLDGEPLRKLSQSVRVMFQDPRLLPWKCVVENVGLGLEENWQPKAKWVLEQVGLKDRASEWPYVLSGGQRQRVALARALVSQPRLLLLDEPLGALDALTRLEMQHLIEDLWQERGFTAFLVTHDVEEAVALADRVIVIEDGWVALDVPVNLPRPRDRASELFINIREAVLERVMNYEDTRVNKVLQMSH